TTAGCTTTGAGATGTGTTGTTTCTTAGTGGTGGAGACTTATGTGGAAATTCTGGCCTGTCTTAAAATGCTGTTTTGGTCTTGTACTCACCATGTGTGTGAGAATGTATCAGTGTAcaccatatttatgtatttgtacatataCAATTTGCACCAAGCATATACCTTACAACCAGTGTGTTTTGCTAAAATGAGCATTATagtaaaaaaaggtgcaaaacGTATTAGCTAACATTGGTATTTGCTTATATTTATTGGCTTGCTTTTTGTGTGTCTTACTGTATCATATTGTAACTTCAGAACTCAACAATGGTACACggttttatatgattttattcaaattttatttttattatgtaaatttcTCTGTACTGAGaggcaaacaaaaatatattctatatggtatatgtattttcaaacaataaaactCCTTGTTGTTACTAAAACAGCAATATGAGTGTTGCTTATATGTGTAATCAAACAAATTTTGTACACATTCTCAGACTGCTGACATGCTCAACCTGGTGACTGAAGCAAATCAGTTACAAGAAAATTCCTGGTTCAGCTCAAAGTgagacattttaaacatttaaaagcaaaagtCCCCTCTACCTTTTACTAAGTGATTTACCTAAAGAGCTGCCAACCCTCATCCAATGAAGGGCCTCCAATGTAAGGTGTTCTAACTACACCCAGTGGTGGTAGGCAGTCATCGTTTTACCCAAAAGCAAGGGAAGCCAAGCTCTCAGTATTttacaaacacaacacaaagaaCACCAACATGttgtaaattaaaagaaataaataagaatTCAGTTTTGCTACATCCACTCCAACAAGTAACTGCAACAACAGctgatttttttatgaattctACTGGTTATTGTTCCCCTAGGATGAGCCTAAATGTCTGtcatattcacatatttatatggaTAGTTGCCTTCAAGCaaccaagttttaaaaaattagaagaaaGATTGCGCCCACCTTAGGGGTATTGATAATATTTAAATGCCCATCAGTAGATAGCGTCTATCATTAGTTTAGTGAGGGTGCAGGGGCTTTCCATTTACCCAAGTGAAGTGAAGAAATGTGAGGTGGTGCTGTGGGTGTTAATGAAAGGGGGTACTGcattgaaaagaaaatacatgatCCAACAGCCACAAAAATACTGTTAGCTAAAAACACAAGCTTTTAACTTAGTTATGTGGTTTGTAAAGGAGTATGATAATTCCCCGTTCACAATACTGAACAGCAACATACAAAATAGTTCAGTACTATTTGTACCTATTTCCTCTTAGGTTAACTGACAGGTAACCAGATAAACATACTTAGGTGTGGCTGCATtccttttgaaaaatgtatattacacCTAAACCTGTTCAGTGGGAACAAATAAAGGGAAGGGAAAGGACACATTTTGCACTGtttatgtaattataatatttcCATATATCTTGTCTTAAAGTTTTTTCAGAATGCTAATTTTGTACTAGTTGATAGATATTTTGTACATAGCATACCCCTACAGTTATTTATGATGCAAGAACATAAATTGTTTAACAATGCtgacttattttattattctacaaTAACACACAAACAGACATACTTACCACAAAGACCTGGAAGGCATGGTATAGGTGACAGACTATGGAGCACATACCACAAAGATGGCCTAGGAAAATGTGAACTTAAGTGTTTAAAGCTACCTATATGATGTCACATTGTAAAGACAAACCATCTTTTCTCAAACATGCATGTTAAAAGTACAAATTTAGAGCTATGAACATGACATGGGAGCATTGCTGGAAAAAACACAATGATTAGCAGGGCTAAGTTAGTATGGGTGGTTCTCACACGGCAGTATACGCTGGGATAACTTTGACCTCAAAATCTTGGTCttcatttcatttaaattgtaACGACCGATGATGGGAAGAAAGCAGGACAGCATCACTGTTATAATGGCCATCATGTATCCCCAGCCAAGGGAACAGCTTCCACTCTTGAAGGCATACGATGAGTCACAAATCTGTTTTGCAAATGAAGAACCAAGACTCAGGGGAAAGAGAATGAGACCAAGGATGGTAACAGCAACTGCCAAAGGTAAAAAAGAACATTGTAGACAATATACATGTTagctaaacttttattttattttttattctacagcAACATGCCACAATTCCAAATAGGTCCAACCTTCATCTGTTATTTTCTTATTCTGTTCCAACTATGTAAGTATGTAACCCAAAATGTCTACATTGCATATTAGGAAGAAATCTACCTATAAGTTTCCAGGAATGACCCTTTAAAGTTATGTAATACTGTAAGTTATATAATACTGGGTAAGTAAAAATGACATATTAGAAGCACCACACAATGGTGGCATCTAAATGAACACAAGCCATTCTGGTTGTAAAAAACAATTTGGTAAGGAATACAGCATCTTCTATTTTATGATTATTTCCCACTGTGACAATAGCCTGATTCTACTTTAACAGTGTTATTCAGCTGGATTTGAATCTTTCCTGTAGAAAGACAGAGTAGATATTTCCTTTAGCCAAGGGAAACTTAAGAGAGATCATcttcccattgggcctgatttaataaagctttccaaggctggaggggatacactttcatcagtgaagccgggtgatccagcaaacctagaatggatttcttgaaagtaatttgctttttttttagcaaatgctttcaatccaacaccagttccattccaggtttgctggataacccagcttcactgataaaaatgtatcctccccagtctcggagagctttcttaaatcaggccccttgtataCATTACTTATCTGAGTAAAATGTAACCAGATATATCGACACTGCCAAAGtgctatgtaaaaataattgcatCATGATGATAAATTTGGGCTACTAGTAATATACTGACCCAAAATATAAAGTCTTACTGacccaaaatatattttgctagCAGTATTGTATATCTCCATGTCCTTTACATGCTAAACAGATTTTCATTGCTTTCAGTGCAATAATAATTAGGAAATTGTTGGTGTTTAGTACCTGCAATTATTTGTGTGTATCTGGCTGGAGTACACACCCTTCTTTGACATATCCCTGCAGGTATAATAGTCCATGACAAAACTAGTACGGCTCCAAAACTCATCAGCAGCCAACCGGCAAAGAGTATCACAGCTGTAATCTAAAACAGCAAGAAGATTACATTCAGATTGTTTCTCACAATGAAATGGCTTCAGAGACTATCaaatgaaaaaagcattttagCCTGAAGAAGTATAAATGCTAATCAAATAATTAATCCTGACATGGTAGTTGTGGGGAGACAAAAAATGATCTGTTAGTATGTGAGGGTAAAGTCTCTCTTCTATAGTGCACTATGATATGCAGTCTTTTCATTTAGGTTTTAGGTTGCCCAACCTATTACATAGCTGGATCACATATGGTGATATTCATTGTTTACATTGTCCAATCGTAAGAGAAACAAGGTTGGTGATAGTGAAATTTGATAATGATGATAAATTGATGATGATTGTgattcaaaaataaatacttaatcCTATTTGATCCATTACATTATATCATCCTAATCCAAAATGATATACTCATGATCTGTACTCAGATTTTACTCAGTGTTtacatatgtgttatatatatttatagtgtttTCATAATAGGAAATTAATTCCCCAATTATTGGCCTAATCTCCTCTTCTCTGCTCATGCACTTCCTCTTTGTAAAAACTAAACTGTCTATCTCAGtgtttttccatctttttaccatgggggaacctcttgaaatagCCCTTACTATAggtactatatccagagctcacagtatattagcgtggtggtcagtaggaagaatgcctcttacatttccaGCCAGTGAGAAGGCTGCcatccatacagatagccaaaagattaaactgatctgagagacaCACATTTATCAtcgctcaaggaactcctaacaacctctggaggtacccttgttgggaaacactgttctatcATTTTCATTTCCCTATTTATCAAATCAATACACAATTTGCATTTAGGATGACAAATCTTCCCCtggaacattacatttttttattaagtaaaaaaaaaatgtaataaaattacatgttgacatatttaaaaaaaaatctttttttccactACTGCACCTCCCTGTAGTAAACCAGAAGTATTATTTCATATGGCAATATCATGAAAATACAGTGGTTCCTGTATAAAGAATTGGAAATGAAGCCTCCTATTTCAAAGCAAAGGGTTTACAAGCATACTGATTTCTTTTTTGAATCAGGCAAGGGCAACACTTTTCCCTGTTCTCCCTGTTGTTTGGTgtatttgttgtatgttttttttagatattgccTTCAATATTCACTATGACATTTAGGATATGTCAAGATTTGCAATGAGAACAGCGGTTCTTCTGAAGCTCCCAGCAGGCACTTTGCCATCTACTCAGCCATCAGCACCTATTCATTGCTTCATAAAGAACTAGcgtttgcacattttacagcaagCAGCAGAGGGTGGTACTGAACACTGTATCCACTATTTATTATCAATGGGTTGTCATTGCTGAGTCTCAAAGAAGCCATTCGGGTGAGTGGATAACTTCTGTAGTATACACCCATGTTTGCTTTCTACTTTGTACAGCACCACAGAAGATGgtattacaatacaatactattgaaaataatgtacttgtttaCTTTAAATCTAAGTAACATTGCAAACTAAACTTTTACTTATCTTGGAATCTGGAATTATTAGTACATTAAGTTTTTCTGGTTACCTTCCAAAAGAGATCCGGGATTTCCTCCAAGGTCCTGAAAACAATGCATGTCTGGTTACATGGGGAACTAATTTGGCCACTGCATCGAACAAAGACTCCAAAAGATATGTCATCATTTTTAAACCATGCTGAGGACATTAGACTAAAACCTAAAATGAGAGATAGCAGGAAGGAGAGGACCACCCACAGAGATCCCATACAGGACACCATCAGGATGGGGGAGAATCAATCCAGCCATTTAGAAGCTCAACCTGAAAGacaaaatttattaaacatatgtGACATAAGCCGggcatataccgtgtttccccgaaaataagacctaccccgaaagtaagacctagcactattttgtaaacctgccctaatataagacctaccccgaaaataagacctaccccgaaagtaagacctagcactattttgtaaacctgccctaatataagacctaccccgaaaataagacctaggagaaaaagaaaataaaagcatacataccggtaaattggaacatgagtgatcatgagtgactttcaacaataaatgtgtactgtagtcttcttcatggaaaaataagacatcccctgaaaataagacctagtgtgtttttgggagccaaaaaaaatacaagacagtgtcttattttcggggaaacacggtagctacACCTTTGTGATGTTTAAGTCCACAACTGTCTTTAGGCTTTACTTTcttatgtaataatttttttaaccaaGCTTTTCTGCATATAATaataaaggtgtaaaaaaaaaaatcaaatcctttttttttaaagaatttcgGTGCTTAAAGTGACCCTTGTCAATAAAGAACCCCATATAGAGTGATATAGCATCATTCTGTTTCTGCCTCCATCTTACACTGGCAGTGTCAGATACCTCTGTCCTCTGCTGCACACTGTAGTTCTATCCTCTGACCCTGTGTCACAACAGGAAGATGGAACAACAGGCTGGGTACACAGGTATCTAGCACTCCTATATCAAATGTTGAAAAGACTAATGGAAAGTGCATAAGCCACTGGAAAAGTGAGTATAATACCTTTCGTGTTGAAATGAAGCTCCATTTGAATTTCTTTATGCATCTGATAGAACTGCTTCAAACAACTCTCCagtgtttggttttattttggtaACATCCTCAGTTCAACTATATACATtgcaagaattttaaaaaaatgattttctaccCCAATTTGTCCTGTTTTTTGTGTGGCTAGACCAATCCCAGGCTTGTGGTCAATAGAGCTTTTTCATTGCATTCTCAACCAcattcccaactgctcccattcaatccATCTGGAGCGGTTGGGAACCATGTTGTGCAACTGGTTGCGGTGGATTCTGGTGaagttcctggaagtgacatgaaGCGTCTGGCCATTCAGTTGCTTCTTCTGAAGGAAGAATCAAACCTCAAATGCAGGGGATAGCATGCAAACACATTAACTTGTGGTGCTGGGAGCATGGCAGCAGTATGCAGTGGACATGAGAAAATTGTCTGAAATCCAACCAAAATAAAGCTTAAGATATCTGCAATTGGTTGACTGTCTCTTTAACAGTAATCTTTGAAACTGACCTTTGGATTTACTAATTAAATTATAAGTCACTTAtatattgaaaatgcaaaatataattttatgggATCAATTAGGTTTTCAGTTTATAAAGGTAGATGTCCAGATGCCTATTCCCAAACTGAGTGCAAAAGTGTCTTTAGCATAGGCATGCTGCTATAGCTTAAGACGTGCTGATAGCAGAGAGGCTTCTAGATATCACACCAGTGACTTGCTTTTCAAAGTAAGGGTAAAAACAACTGTAGTCAACTATCAATAACCACAAAGGAAATTTCTAAAGAAATGTGCATCTGTTACAAATTACATAGCAagttaacaaataaaatacattttttgcctttattcCTACCTTTTGTTaacttctgttttttattttaccttttctcactttgttttgtgtcttctggtcccatttattcttttaatttttgctaGTTGCCGTGAATGTTCTGTATACGAAGAGCCCcctaaaatacagaagaaaacagTAACTGGAATCGTCCATTTACCGGTGTTCATTGTAGTACTTTGTAGTCCATTTTTCTAATTTGGTAATAGAAACTGCTCCCAGCCCCAGGTGTCACAGGTAAACTTCCAATGCAACAATTTACTACATAAAAAACCCAGTTTGGGCATGAAGTATCTGCCATCACCATTTACATCAGCAACTGTCATTCTGTATTTTGTGGGACCCTGTAGTTTCTCTATTATGacttctttgagcaatgagcaatttcagATTCAGTAACCAGGACACAAATCAtcatttagttattttatttgtaagagGGACAATCTGTCTACTGATGATCAATGTATGTAGAACtcttctcactgatcaccagtgtaaggtaaattctttccattgactaccaatgtaatgagcattattcccactgactaTCTGTGTAAGGTGGTCCTTCTCCCAGTGACCAACAGCGTTAGAGAATCCTtttcccactgagcaccaataTAAGAAGGTCCTTTTCCACTGATTTCCAATGTAAGGGAGCATCTCACTGACCTCCAGTGCAAGCAGAAATGGCTCATATCACCAGTGTAAGAGACATTTCTACTGATTACCAATGTAAGGAGATATTATATTAATTAACAGCGTATGATAAAACTTTTCAATGTTcactgtttgcatttatttttcatctatGAATAATATCTTGTTTTGATGtcattattataaagaaaaataaatctacttGTTGTAATGACTTAAACAACATTTGGATGCACAATCAATGGGGAAAACACCCCATACTATCCCCCAGTAAATTGTAATAAACATTGTATGAAACAGTTGCACTTATTGTAATACAGTATTaggataaaataatatataataatctgcTAATTTATCCGCAGTTTCACTCTATACATTTTAATGGAATGCTGTTCTTTCCCCACAACAAggggaaatgtttttattgtatcttCCACTAGGAATATATTTCCTTTCAAAATACATCACAACTGGGACTTTCTGACACTAATTTGTGTCTGAAATGCAATGTACCCTGTGCTGATCTTCACCATAAGCTTTGGGCCTGTCCTTGCATTCAGCAATTTTGGCATCAGGTAATGAGATATGGCTGAACTCATGTCCCAAAATTATCTCCTATGTACCCTTGAATAGGAGGAATTAGTAGGCCAGTGGCTAGCGTTTCTTACCTCAAAGACACCCCCATTATGTCAGTTGTCATTAGGAAGACAATCCTTCAGAGCTGGATTTCAAATCCCCCTCCCACAACGTTTTTACTAATTCACACTTACGGTGTATATTTAAAATGGATTGGTTTAGGTCCTACCTCTAAAAAGAGACACacactaaactttattttttaaacttgggaaagtttttttgatattttaaaccCTCACACTAAACAACATTTCCAACCTGGTATTTGGGGAggttgtgtgtttgtgttttggcAATCCACACATTTCCTAAATGTGCCTGCCTCCTCAACAGTGCTttcatatctgcattttttattgctttttattcagCTTGAATCAGCTAATTTGTCAATATCCAGCTTTTGAGTTTCTTCTATTTGATTTTGTTGTTGTATGCTGATCTACTCTTATAGTTCAATAAACCACCATGTACATATGTATGCAGCTTATGACTTGTCATGAGTATCTGCCATTTAACTCTATTTACAATTAAATGTATATGTCATTATTATCAAGCATTCCAAGTAAGCTGTAGCTTAGTCTACAAATACATAAGGCATTACATACCCTGAGAGAATTGGTATAGAAAACTCAGTGGAAATTGATGACAAGAAGAATGCTGCAAGTTACCAGAAGCTGCACATGGGATGCACTTGGGCCTCCTAACATTACAATGATCCAAACTACAAGGCCATGATGACCCTTCAGTGGCTACAGCAGACAAAATGAAGGCACTGGACTGGCCATCACAGTCTCCCAACATCAATATCTTTGAACCACTTTGGGGTGATTTCAAACATGATGTTCATGTTCAAGACAACCCAAGAATTTTTGGGACATTGAGGATTTTAGGCAAGATGAAAAGGCAGCTTCACCACCAGCTTTACTACCTTTCATTGTTGCTGTGTTTTGTTTCATAGTTGTGCTATTGTGGTATACCTTATAGTTTATTTtgaattttagtaaaaataaattattgtgtttTGCCCGATCAATCATTGTTTCTTGAAAGAATGGTACACATCTTATAAATTCTTCAATATTAACCCCAAGATAATTCTACTATGACCTTAATAAGTACCATTGCCTGTTAATTGAAATGGGCAGCATGACTCCCTCCAGTGTCTTTAAAACGTTTATATACCTTTATATGCAATGATACACATGTGGCACAGAGTTGTGGAAGATACAGCATCATCTCCTGTCCTAACTTTTAGTCTTCAGCATCCTGCACTACCAGGGACTTTGAAAACTGCGCAAACAGTGAGTTAATAAAACGATGATTTGTTTTTCCTGATTATAATTTAGATAGCTTCTTTTTCCAACCAAGTTTTTACATAAAACCAAAATTTGTACCATTATGTTAGTTTTACAGCACTCCTAAATGTAAAGCATTTCTTTGCAATTGTATGTCAGTATGCAGGCTACTCTCTTTTTTCCACCAGTATTTGTGGGTGACTTTAACTAACTATTCATTTGTAAAGTGCCAAAGATGGGGtaaagtaaacaaatatgttataataGCAATAATTAGTATGCATGACAAGGCGGCCTTGTTGAGAACAAACCGATCTCATCTCTAAAGTGCCTTTTGAATTTAGAAGTGAATAAATAAAGTACTCATATTATACTGGGGAAACAGACTGCTGGctttgtataaaatatgttttggaaaGTTCCAGTAACAAATCTACCCCCTACACACATGAGCATTGTGGTAAGATGGCCCATTACTGTTGAAGTTGGAATGAATTATTTGAATATGTACTCATTATAGTGCTAATATTGCACATACATCAGGGCTAGAAGTGTTAACTTCCTCatgctattatatattttttaataaatgcgtGTTAAACAATATGTTAtataaacagtgaatctgacattcacaaaaaattctctggtgaagaatcaattactgctattacaAACACATGGAtctagaagattctccactagaaaatgtttggtgaattacATACTTACTGTCTTATAACTAAACCTCTgtgagttatttattttatttttttcaaagaaatattttaaatacattttcagaaaatacaaaaattcacAGATACAATTTGTATATAAACGCATAAACAGAAGGTAAAACACAGTTATGAGAGTATGGGGCAGGGAACACCACATCATAAACTACCTCAATATTTAAACAAGTATTAGTCGTATGATAAAGGAAACTGGATCCACAAAATGGGAGGCCATTTCGCCGGGGCTTAGATAAAACGTTTACATTCACAATATCCCTTCCCCCACCCCTCGGAGGAATCACAAAAACAGTTTCTAATCATAAAAATACCTTACAGAGGGATACATACCCaaaacagaagacaaagacagacgcagaaaaaaaagggaggggggaaaaTATGAAGGAATCGGGTTGTAAATTGGTACAGTGAGTGAATTATGTCTAGATTAGAGTAAACTCCTGAGTAACTGAgatgattctttaaaccaatccttTGCTGCCcatgtcattttaaattgttcGAACCTGTCATCATCTTTCGCAACCAATTGTTCCATATGTCGGATTTTCCCCATTTCAGTCAACCATTCCTTAATAGTTGGAACTGCTGTTTGTTTTCAGTATCAAGGTAAATGGGGAAGCACTCCTTTTTTGATAGCCTTTATTGAACCCTTATTAGACCATAGACAGAAGGGCCACCTGTGGGTTGTTCGGAATGTGTGAACCCGTACAATCATTCAACTGGATTATTGTGTCCCAGAATCAGTATACTGCTGGGCATTCCCACCACATATGTAACATGGACCCTCTTGAAGCAAAACAATGCCAGCAAGTATCTGAAATCTTGGGTACCATAAAAGTACCATATGGACAAGATCTTGTAATTGGTCTCCTGGGCTTTACAAGTTAAGAGTTCATTTATGTGTTGGAGTGAAGGATTTTCCCCAGTCTTTGATTCCCAGTATCCTATATACACTGGAGCGCGGGGGTAGTGGCCTGGTTCAAGAAACTGTATAACTGGAAGATTACATGTGTTGGGCGGTCAGGAGACCTCAACAGTTCCTCAAACCCTGTCAGACTTCTCAGTATCATGGATATATCCTTTATTGATGATATATGGGAGACAATTTGCCTATACCCAAACCAAGGGGCCATCCTACTTCCTGCCGGAAAGTGGAAGGATGAGAAGGAGGGGACTTAGCCATTTCGGAGAATACCCCCTAACGATCGATGACTTGATGAAGACCAGATCAAAAAATTTGTTTTCCCTATAGCTGGAGGCAAGGCAGGGTTGACAAAAATAGGTGTCATGGGGCCAGGGCGTGAGGAAATCTTCCCCCTCAACAAGATTGCCCCAAATCCGAGCAATGAGTTGGATGGGTGTAGGGGTGAACGGTCTATCCATGGGAGGGACCTGAGATCTGCTGTAGAGAGGTGTTCTTTATTAAGAACCCAACTCTTCCTTTCTCTATTATGAAACCAGTCAATCATGTGAACCAACACTGATGCCTTATAGTACAAGGTTAAATCCGACACCCCCATCCCACCCCTGGACTTGGCCGTAGCTAAAGTGCATTAAGCTATGCAAGGATGTCTTGTTTTCTATAAAAAGGTCCAAAACAACCTACAGTATGTAGCTTACATAGGTAGAGGACAGGTAAAAAGATGGGGACTGTCCGAAACACATACACTAGGCGAGGCAGAACATCCATTTTGATAGAATTAATTCTTTCAAACCATGAAAGGGGCAAAGTGGCATATTTCTATAAATCAGAGTGTATTTTGGTATATAAAGAGGTATAATTGCATGCAAATAACCTGGTGAGGTCTGAGGGGATTAAGATTCCCAGGTAATAAATTACTTCATTGCATATCCCTAAAGAGGTGTTATTGGTAATTtagttatttctttttatcaAATTTTTCAGATGATGAAAATATATGCTATTAAAGTGAAGATATTATCGGCTACATTAAGGTTTGCTGTGGTCATTTGATGAGATA
This Pyxicephalus adspersus chromosome 6, UCB_Pads_2.0, whole genome shotgun sequence DNA region includes the following protein-coding sequences:
- the LHFPL7 gene encoding LHFPL tetraspan subfamily member 7 protein, coding for MVSCMGSLWVVLSFLLSLILGFSLMSSAWFKNDDISFGVFVRCSGQISSPCNQTCIVFRTLEEIPDLFWKITAVILFAGWLLMSFGAVLVLSWTIIPAGICQRRVCTPARYTQIIAVAVTILGLILFPLSLGSSFAKQICDSSYAFKSGSCSLGWGYMMAIITVMLSCFLPIIGRYNLNEMKTKILRSKLSQRILPCENHPY